From the genome of Nicotiana sylvestris chromosome 1, ASM39365v2, whole genome shotgun sequence:
GCACTCATTGAATAGTtgatactgatatggtgggatcgggttgcacgctgcaacaggtgaaataagctTGGATTGATACGGAGGAATAAGAGTGAATTTGTACTGATACGGTGGGATCGAGTTACACGACGCAATAGGTGAAATAAGGGTAGATTGATActgtgaaataagggtgaatcaTGATACTGATTTTGTTATATAGTGGGATCAGGTTATGCGCTGCAACATACATTTATTTATAATTGTTTATACTGTTAAGGTGGAATAAGGAAGGATTgtattgtacggtgggatcgggttgcgcgctgcaatatCCTATGTGTTTCTATTTCCTTGGGTTGTGTTGGTTTTCGGTATTTCCATTTGAAACTCTAAGGATTGGTAATTCTGATCGTCACTGGTTTATTTCTTTGAGGCTTTAGCTATTATCTTTAGTTAACTATCTTATTTTGTTCCATATTTCCTTCTCTTGTCTTTATTATATACTGCGTGCAGTTTGTACTGTAAATGACctaccttagcctcgtcactacttcgtcaaggTTAGATTcagcacttacagagtacatgggatcgattgtactcatactacattttgtacttcttgtgcaaattttggagtcggtcccagCGACGGTTATTAGCGTGCTCGGATTGGATAGCTttatggagacttgaggtacaactgcTCAATGTCCGCAGCACCTAGAGTCCCCTCTCCTTTTATTCAGCTGTGTACTTTCCTTCAGACAACTTTATGTTTATTCAGGCCCTTGTTTGTACTATTatagtagctcgtgcacttgtgataccgggtcCAGGGTTGTATCAGATATTTTAGTTGTTATAGTTTCCATGCTTTACTTTGGATTATTACAGTTATTTCAGTTCTTTCTCATTATTTAATTTAAACTGTTGAAAAATGGATAAATTGTTTTAACATTGtcttgcctagcaagtaaaatgttaggcgccatcacggtcccgaaggtaggaattctgggtcgtgaaaagttggtatcagagcactaggttacataggtctcacgaatcACGAGCAAGATTATTAGAGTCCGaaggatcagtacagagacgtctgtacttatcttctagtggctatggagtttaggaacaatttcacttctattcttctctgtcgtgcgactTTATTCTATCATTGACGATTGAATTTTTCTATTCTTATCTTCTcgtagatggagagaacacgtacTACATCCTCAGCTGGACAGCAGCCGGAGCCCCCGGTGGCAGCTCTTACAGGGGGCAGAGGTTGAGGCCGAGGTCGCGCCAGAGACTgaggcagaggcagagctcagcctagagctcgagtagCAACACCAGaagtggagcctcaggtagattttgatgaggaggttccagctcaGACTGTACCTGTTGGACCAACTCAGGTCTCGGAGAGGTTCATCGCCACCCTAGTGCTTCAAGACGCTCTAGTCCATTTGGTAGGCCTTATGGAAAGTATGGCCCAAGCCGGTACATTTCCTATGGCACCAGTGTCATGCCCCAAATtccattataggtcgtgatggcgcccaacaacATTGTTAGGCAAGTCAACCCTAATCAACTAGTGAGTTCTTATTTATTGTAATAAGCAATCCCAACATTTACTTAACTTAAATTTAAAATAGTCGATAAACAACGAATTAGTAAAGCAATAGAAATGGAAATGACTAAAGGAAATCATGATTTTAggaatacaacccaaaaataatagtctactaatgtgtgtgctaggatctagtgtcacaagtacaagggcaactagtagaatgtacaaaagaatacaactatcctactgtctgaaatagagtAGACAGTAATAGCAAAAGGAGAGACTCTGGCATGCTGCTGAACAACTCAGCAGGCACAACTCACCGTGAAGTCTTGATCAAGTATCAGGGATGCACACCGGCTGGGTAgctagatgtacctgcctcagatcctgtataattaagtgcagaaacgtagtatgagtacataaataatatgtacccagtaagtatccagtctaacctcgaagaagtagtgacgaggggtcaacttgacacttactaggatCAATAATAATTTAATGTAAGTGTTAAGCTACGCATAGATAGCATGAATAATAATGACAGTTTAAGATCATGGAGAAGTAAGATGTTCTTTCATAAACAACATGTCAAGTTTCAGTCATATCATGTAACAAttacatttcaagcatttaaGCAgtgtaaatcatgaaaaatttcaaataaataacatgcgcacattatgccgatGTCGTACGGCCCGGTCCTACATAATATTatttgtgcactgccagagggtcgaatggcgcgaactatagatgcatctatttactatCAAGGAGCTCGGCCCGATCTACAAATAACAATTTATTATCAAGAAGCACACATTGTCCATTTATAATCAAATAATTCATACAAATTCTCAAGTAAGTGAGTTTAGCCATCTATATTTGTTTACCAATTTTCAGCATGACTTAAGTGATATTAGTAACAAGTAAGGACGCAAGCATTTGCAAGTATAGCATGATACGAGTCCTAAACTATCCAGACCATTaccataatagtagctacgtacggactctcgtcaccacgtACGTATGTAGCCGCCACAGATAGTTACATgcatttatttaattcacctatggggttaattacctcttacaaggttagataggagGCTTACCTTGCCCCAAAGCTTACTTCCgaattcaagaatgcgctcaaaccctcaaatcagAGCCGAACGATCAAAAACTATTCAAAtgggggtaagaactagtcaatacatgctcaagagttcatattctaactattaaagtaagttcccaaccctaaatgcaaggttcctaaaatttatccccgggcccacatgccaGGATTCAagaaattttcgaagaaagttgttaccaataacctaaggatcaataatatatgatttttacttcattccataatgaattttgtggttaaatcttgtttttatcaaaatcctaggttttactctaatcacataattttcactaatctttatatgttaatctacccaaaaatcAAGTATTCAACTCACATAGAGTAGAAATTACTTGCCTCTAAAAGCTTGGTGAAAAACCCCTCTCAAgagctctaaaatcgcccaacaatggagTGGAAATGAGCCAAAAATGGCTAAATCCCGTAATAAATGAAGGTCATTGCCTTCAgtgatttctgcatctgcggtcctagGCTGCACTTTCgcccaccgcatctgcggaaagtggtccgcttctgcggaacttcactgggccgcttctgcggaagTCCAATCGCTTTtgcggttccgcttctgcagagggaggaccgcttctgcggtttctgggCTGGCCACccatggccgcatctgcgagactAAGCCCGCACCTGCGAGCTCGCATATGCGGCTGACCAACTACAGGTGCGATTAAGACAGAAACTGGGCATTCATCCCTCTCAAACCCTCGGAACGCcgaaaacaacattaaaactaggaatcacaccctaaaacgaattgattcaaacttatgaacttcaagttcttcaatttacttccaatgtgacgaaacacacttatactactcggattgaccaaattttgcgtgcaaatcttaaatgacattatggaACTATTCCCTATCTTGGAATTCCGTTCGAACCTCGATATCACAAAAGCTCGCTCCAAATCAAATTTAatgaacttcaaaatccttaaggaatcaactttcactattaggcgccaaaaacgctcctgggtcatccaaaacccgatccgaacatacgcccaagtccgaaatcagcatatgaacctgttggaactttcaaatcccgattccgaggttgtttactcaaaatgttgaccgaagtcaaacttggccttttaagtcaaccttaaggaaccaagtgttccgattcaACTCCAACTCTttccaaatcccaaaccaaccatccctgcaagtcataaattagtaaaagcaagtatggaaagtcttatttaggggaacggggttctagaaagcaaaacgatcAGTCGGGTCATTATATTCTCCACTTCttaacaaacgttcgtcctcgaacgggtttagattcatacctgaagtgctaAATAAGCGTGGATATCTCCTCCTTATGTCCTCCTCGaactcctaggtcgcctcctcaactggttggcttctccactgaacctttactgtgaaaatcctcttggatctcaactggacACATGCGACAGGTCGACGTGGTACCttcggagcatagacacataaaAAAATAGATGAACTCTCGATAAGCTTGGGGGGGGGGAAGCAATCACATAAGATACTTCCCCAACCCgcttcaacacctcaaatgggcctataaacctggGGATCAACTTGCCTTTTTTTTGAATCTTATAATActcttcattggcgagactttcaagagaaccttctcgccgaccatgaatgatacatcccGCGCCTTCTGATTCGTATAACTCTTTTGTTTGGACTGTGCTATGCGAAGCCACTCCTAGattaactttaccttttccaaggcatctttcaCAAAAtctgtaccatataacttagcctcaccaggctgaAACCACCTGATAGAAGATcgacatcgccgaccatataaagcctcaaatgaagccatctcgatgctggactgataactgctattgtaagcaaattcggccaaaggcaagaactgatcccactgccctccaaagtcaatcacacatgctctaagcatgtccttcAAAATCTAAACTATCCGCTCCGCTTGCCCGTCGGTCAGCAGGTGAAATGTTGTGATGAGCTCTACATgtgtccccaactcactctgtacagctctctagaaatgggaagtgaactgaggccCTCTATCAGATATGATTGAAACAtgcacaccgtgcaaccgaactatctcccgaatatagatctggGCCAACCTCTATGAAGCGTAGGTAGTCACAACTGGAATGAAgtatgctgacttggtcaacctatcgacaatgacccaaactgcatcaaacttccgcaaggtccgtggcaacccaactacgaattCCATAGTAATGTGCTCCCATTTCTACTCaagtataggcatctgctgaagtaggccacctggcctctagtactcatacttaacctactggCAATTCAAGCACCTAGCCACATAttcaactatgtccttcttcatccgccgccaccaataatgctgcctcaggtcacgatacatcttcgtagcacctggataaatggaataccgtgaactatgtgcctcctctagaatcctctccctaaagccatcgacattaggaacacataggtgaCTCTGGAGTCgtagaacaccatcctcgccaatagaaataTCTTTGGCACTGCCCTGTAGTACTATCTCTCTAAGGACAGCCAAATGCGGATCATCGAACTGCCGAGCCTTGATCTGACCCAATAATAAAGACTGAGCGACAACACAAGCAAGGACTGGGctttgaaatatccaacctcacaagtttgttagccaaggactgaatgtccaaagctagtggtctctcctctgctgaaatgaatgccaagctacccatactgtCTGCTTTCCTGCTTAAGGAATCCGTGACCACATTTTCCTTGCCcgaatgataaagaatggtgatgtcataatcctttagtaactcaatCCACctttgctgcctcaaattgagatccctctgcttgaacaaatgctataagctacgatgatcagtataaacctctcATGACGCAccgtacagataatgcctccatatcttaggagcatgaacaatcgctactaactctagatcatgcacgtgataattcttctcatgaaacTTCAACTGACAcgaaacatatgcaataactcgccctcTTGCATAATTACACAACCTAAGCCAACGCGTGAAGCAACataatataccgtatacatccccgaACTGAAAGGAAACACTAGAATCGgtgctatagtcaaagctgtcttgagcttctgaaagcttgcctcataATCATCAGACcaacggaaaggagcacccttatgggtcaatctagtcaaaggtgatgcaatggatgaaaagccctgcaccaAATCGgcggtaataacctgctaaccccagaaAACTCTTGATCTCAGTCACTGAAGTAGGATGTGGCCAACTCTGatctacctcaatcttcttgggatccaccttaataacctatcctgatacaacatgccccaagaatgctactgactcaagccaaaactcacactcggagaacttagcatataaattCTGCTCTCGTAATAtttgaagcactactctcaaatgttgtTTGTGCTCCCCCAAGCTACGTGAtagatcaagatgtcatcaatgaagagaataacaaaggaatcaataCAAGGCCTGAACACCTGGTTCATCAAGTCTATAAATGTcattggggcattagtcaagccgaaggacatcaccagaagctcataatggccatatctagtacgaAAAGTAGTCTTCGAGACATCTGTGTCCGGAATCTTTAGCTGATGATACcttgatctcaagtcgatcttagaaaacaccctagcaccctgcaattggtcaaaaaaatcatcaatgtGTGGCAACGGGTACTTTTTcttgatggtaaccttgttcaaatggcggtaattaatgcacatccgcatggtctcatccttcttcttcacaaacaacaccgaTACACCCTGAGGTGACACACTCGATctcacaaacccctttgctaacaattcctcaagctgctccttcaactctttcggaagCATACAGTATGGTGGGATATATATAAGATAAGTACTTGGAGctaaatcaatacagaaatcaatatcacgatccggtaGCATGCCTGGAAGTTCAGAATGAAACATATCGGCGAATTCCCGgactactagaactgaatcaatcgtcgaAGACTCTGCGATGGTGTCTCGAACATAAgaataagccaaacaacccttctctaCCATATGTCGAGGCTTCAGAAAAgaaataacccgactagatgtactaactgaggaacccttccactccaacctcggcaACTCTGGCATCGCTAAAGAAAGAATCTTGGCATGGCAATATAGGACGACATGATATGGGGATAACCAgcccatgcccaggatgacctcaaagtcggtcatatcaagtaacatgagatctgctctagtctcaaaaccatagAATGTGACAACACAGGACCGATAGTGTGATCCTCAACTACAGAGTCACCCACAGGGTTGGACACATGAacaggagtacccaaggactcacgaggaatatccaggaaatgagcaaacagagatgatacatatgaataggtagacccttaATCAAATAGTACTGAAGCATACCTACCACAGATAGAATTAATACTTGTGATAATGGCatttgaggccaatgcatctggtctggacggaaaagcatagaatctggctAGAGCGCCGGCTAgttggcctccacctgactggacaatagctggctgacctctcctttcctgtcctccacctctaggatggcccctaccTGTCTGCTATACTCCTCTAGACGGCTGGACAGTTGGTGTTGTAATCATGGGCTGCTGATCCTGCTGCACTGCCTTGCCCCGTAGTTTAGGGCAGTATCTTCTCATATGACCGAGATTTCCTTACTCGAAACAACCCCTC
Proteins encoded in this window:
- the LOC138891235 gene encoding uncharacterized protein; its protein translation is MPELPRLEWKGSSVSTSSRVISFLKPRHMVEKGCLAYSYVRDTIAESSTIDSVLVVREFADMFHSELPGMLPDRDIDFCIDLAPSTYLIYIPPYCMLPKELKEQLEELLAKGFVRSSVSPQGVSVLFVKKKDETMRMCINYRHLNKVTIKKKYPLPHIDDFFDQLQGARVFSKIDLRSRYHQLKIPDTDVSKTTFRTRYGHYELLVMSFGLTNAPMTFIDLMNQVFRPCIDSFVILFIDDILIYHVITADLVQGFSSIASPLTRLTHKGAPFRWSDDYEASFQKLKTALTIAPILVFPFSSGMYTRDLNLRQQRWIELLKDYDITILYHSGKENVVTDSLSRKADSMGSLAFISAEERPLALDIQSLANKLIKARQFDDPHLAVLREIVLQGSAKDISIGEDGVLRLQSHLCVPNVDGFRERILEEAHSSRYQSSIEMASFEALYGRRCRSSIRWFQPGEAKLYGTDFVKDALEKGWLVWDLERVGVESEHLVP